The following are encoded together in the Paraburkholderia sp. BL10I2N1 genome:
- a CDS encoding cytochrome C oxidase subunit II codes for MATNPAPHSPDAEDVAARIERRWAILVVSIVAVLVAMVIFTGLHWAMMPPSRVETVNPTSLHVSGEFIESNLGTARESDGSVTVRLIAQQYSFTPQCIVVPTDTPVTFRATSADVVHGFLITNTNLNSMLEPGYISTFRTTFDTPGEHLMPCHEYCGVGHQDMWAHVQAVDKAKFAQMAAASRRVSCVQ; via the coding sequence ATGGCCACGAACCCCGCACCCCACAGCCCCGACGCCGAAGATGTCGCAGCGCGCATCGAGCGACGCTGGGCCATTCTGGTCGTCAGCATCGTCGCGGTGCTGGTCGCGATGGTGATCTTCACCGGCCTGCACTGGGCGATGATGCCGCCGTCGCGCGTCGAGACCGTCAACCCGACGTCGCTGCACGTCTCCGGCGAATTCATCGAAAGCAACCTCGGTACGGCGCGCGAAAGCGATGGCTCGGTGACCGTGCGTCTGATTGCGCAGCAGTATTCGTTCACGCCGCAATGCATCGTCGTGCCCACCGACACGCCGGTGACGTTTCGTGCGACCAGCGCCGATGTCGTGCACGGCTTCCTGATCACCAACACCAATCTCAACTCGATGCTCGAACCCGGCTACATCTCGACCTTCAGGACGACCTTCGATACGCCCGGCGAACACCTGATGCCGTGCCACGAATATTGCGGCGTCGGCCACCAGGACATGTGGGCGCACGTGCAGGCCGTCGACAAGGCGAAGTTCGCGCAGATGGCGGCCGCTTCGCGGAGGGTCAGCTGTGTTCAATAG
- a CDS encoding b(o/a)3-type cytochrome-c oxidase subunit 1, whose protein sequence is MFNSKRVVLAHFWLAFAAFGLALLLGAWQMIVRSPLHPWLKNPEIYYRSVTAHGTAMGYVFPTLIAMGFGYAVSELALKRPLVGLKWAWAGFWLVLIGAVAAMVPVAMGLASVLYTFYPPMIGNAFYYIGVVLVVVGSWIWVALMGINMTVWKRENPGKPVPLAMFATVAGAYLWGWTAVGAALELLFQILPVALGFTTTIDSGLARVFFSWTLHAIVYFWLMPAYIAYYTIIPRAIGGRLYSDSMARVSFILFLVVSMPIGIHHLFADPQVGSGFKFMHSVFTALVAVPTLLTVFTISASVEIAARLRGGKGAFGWLKALPWDNPMMLAVAFSFVMLGFGGAGGIINMSYQMDSTIHNTQWITGHFHLIFAGAIVIMYFVIAYDLWPHLTGRAVTSLKLMRLQLWLWFIGMIVLTFPWHWVGILGMPRRMAFYDYTDPQIAAQAIWVVMSAVGGVILVISAILFFVILYRTQRGPRIAVTEYRFATAVHEPKTLPVALNSFGLWLALMIGLTVANYGYPIGELLSHPETSVPAVPIGGPR, encoded by the coding sequence GTGTTCAATAGCAAACGGGTCGTTCTCGCGCATTTCTGGCTCGCCTTCGCGGCGTTCGGCCTTGCGCTGCTGCTCGGCGCCTGGCAGATGATCGTTCGCAGCCCGCTGCATCCGTGGCTGAAAAACCCCGAGATTTACTACCGGTCGGTGACCGCGCACGGCACGGCGATGGGCTATGTGTTTCCGACGCTGATCGCGATGGGCTTCGGCTACGCGGTGTCCGAACTGGCGTTGAAGCGCCCGCTCGTCGGTTTGAAGTGGGCATGGGCTGGCTTCTGGCTGGTGCTGATAGGCGCTGTCGCGGCGATGGTGCCGGTCGCAATGGGCCTCGCGTCGGTGCTGTACACGTTCTATCCGCCGATGATCGGCAACGCGTTTTACTACATTGGCGTCGTGCTGGTCGTGGTCGGCTCGTGGATCTGGGTCGCGCTGATGGGCATCAACATGACCGTCTGGAAGCGGGAGAATCCCGGCAAACCGGTGCCGCTCGCGATGTTCGCCACCGTGGCGGGCGCCTACCTGTGGGGCTGGACGGCGGTGGGCGCGGCGCTCGAACTGCTGTTTCAGATCCTGCCTGTCGCGCTCGGCTTCACAACCACGATCGACTCCGGTCTGGCCCGCGTGTTCTTCTCGTGGACGCTGCACGCGATCGTCTACTTCTGGCTGATGCCGGCGTATATCGCGTACTACACGATCATTCCGCGCGCGATCGGCGGGCGGCTGTACAGCGACTCGATGGCGCGCGTGTCGTTCATCCTGTTCCTCGTGGTGTCGATGCCGATCGGCATTCACCATCTGTTTGCCGATCCGCAGGTCGGCTCCGGCTTCAAGTTCATGCACTCGGTGTTCACCGCGCTCGTCGCCGTGCCGACGCTCCTGACGGTGTTCACGATCAGCGCGTCGGTTGAGATCGCGGCGCGGCTGCGCGGCGGCAAGGGCGCGTTCGGCTGGCTCAAGGCGCTGCCCTGGGACAACCCGATGATGCTGGCGGTCGCCTTCTCGTTCGTGATGCTCGGCTTCGGCGGCGCGGGCGGCATCATCAACATGAGCTACCAGATGGATTCGACGATCCACAACACGCAGTGGATCACCGGGCACTTTCACCTGATCTTCGCGGGCGCGATCGTCATCATGTACTTCGTGATCGCGTACGACCTGTGGCCGCATCTGACGGGTCGCGCGGTGACGAGCCTGAAACTGATGCGCCTGCAACTGTGGCTGTGGTTCATCGGCATGATCGTGCTGACGTTCCCGTGGCACTGGGTCGGCATTCTGGGCATGCCACGCCGCATGGCGTTTTACGACTACACCGATCCGCAGATCGCGGCTCAGGCGATCTGGGTGGTGATGTCGGCGGTGGGCGGGGTGATCCTCGTGATCTCGGCGATCCTGTTCTTTGTGATCCTGTACCGCACGCAACGCGGCCCGCGCATTGCGGTGACGGAATACCGTTTCGCGACCGCCGTGCATGAGCCGAAGACGCTGCCTGTCGCCTTGAACAGCTTCGGCCTGTGGCTTGCGCTGATGATCGGGCTCACGGTTGCGAACTACGGCTACCCGATCGGAGAACTGCTGTCGCATCCCGAGACCTCAGTGCCGGCCGTGCCGATTGGAGGACCGCGATGA
- a CDS encoding c-type cytochrome, with the protein MSNEQLFSLRNPWFRVTVGATIAVVVFSLVIGFIWLPSVKQDAPFQGLWNAICSAAGVPQKWMAGVETIEPTIHTSTAEITPQLLTHPTALSIGRGATLAMRCTMCHGERGMSDANSPNLAGQYAVVIYKQLLDFQSGARANAVMSPMVKNLSDEEMRDVAAYYASLPRPKLPPGENPPMPDIVAHGSPMRNIAPCASCHGGVDNKAGSPWLEGMPAAYIKGQLEAFASGTRHNDISEQMRNVARQMTPQEVEAAAAYYAGAHPEAR; encoded by the coding sequence ATGAGCAACGAACAACTGTTCTCGCTGCGCAATCCCTGGTTCAGGGTGACGGTTGGCGCGACGATCGCGGTGGTGGTGTTCTCGCTGGTCATTGGCTTCATATGGCTGCCTTCGGTCAAGCAGGATGCGCCGTTTCAGGGGCTGTGGAACGCGATCTGCAGCGCGGCCGGGGTGCCGCAGAAATGGATGGCGGGCGTCGAGACCATCGAACCGACCATCCACACCAGCACCGCTGAAATCACGCCGCAACTGTTGACGCATCCGACTGCGTTGTCGATCGGCCGAGGCGCCACGCTGGCGATGCGCTGCACGATGTGTCACGGCGAACGCGGCATGAGCGACGCGAATTCGCCGAATCTCGCCGGGCAGTACGCGGTAGTGATCTACAAGCAATTGCTCGATTTTCAGTCGGGCGCACGGGCCAATGCTGTGATGTCGCCGATGGTCAAGAATCTGAGCGATGAAGAGATGCGTGACGTCGCCGCTTACTACGCATCGCTGCCGCGCCCGAAGCTCCCTCCCGGCGAGAACCCGCCGATGCCGGACATCGTCGCGCACGGTTCGCCGATGCGTAACATTGCGCCGTGTGCGTCGTGTCACGGTGGCGTCGACAACAAGGCAGGCAGCCCATGGCTCGAAGGGATGCCAGCGGCGTACATCAAGGGGCAGTTGGAGGCATTTGCGTCAGGAACGCGCCATAACGACATCAGCGAACAGATGCGCAATGTCGCCCGGCAAATGACGCCGCAGGAGGTTGAGGCTGCGGCTGCCTATTATGCTGGCGCTCACCCTGAGGCGCGGTGA